From a single Planctellipticum variicoloris genomic region:
- a CDS encoding efflux RND transporter periplasmic adaptor subunit, whose protein sequence is MRLPKRLLTLGAFAVLTGLAAGATTATRDRWLPLLNAKLSAAPAEAEHDDHAGHDHGAEEGHGAEGNQNNVPLSEQARANLGLKLGPVELTNYTKNLVIPGVVVEQPGHSERRITTSLAGVVVKVHAFPGQAVKPGDPLLDIRPTGELLTTAQAELLKTLQDIELVDAELRRLTPLVDGGSVPARTKIEREYERKRLDSRKLVQIQELLVRGLTPYQVTEMVEHKTLLRDFTIHVPGGAPKPPSNEEGHDHPSIVPTGFVGVPEQVESAAADTVFTVENIDIFPGKLVQPGDELCDLGLHTELYLEGRAFERDSRLITLAVQQQLPLTALFEGESDTAELREGLHIRYVENSLDAATRTLRFFVPLKNEVIRDAEADNGVIYRSWRFKPGQKVRLLLPVQKLTDQIVLPAEAVVSEGPDVYVFRANGELLERVPVVVEHRDPRFVVLRSDGSVFMGDEIAMNQAYQINLALKKQQGSGVDPHAGHNH, encoded by the coding sequence ATGCGCCTGCCCAAACGACTGCTGACGCTCGGAGCGTTCGCCGTATTGACGGGACTCGCTGCCGGAGCGACTACCGCCACCCGCGACCGCTGGCTTCCGTTGTTGAACGCGAAACTGTCCGCAGCTCCGGCCGAGGCGGAACATGACGACCATGCGGGCCACGACCACGGTGCTGAAGAAGGGCATGGGGCGGAGGGCAATCAAAACAACGTCCCACTTTCGGAACAGGCGCGGGCGAATCTCGGATTGAAGCTTGGCCCGGTCGAGTTGACGAACTATACAAAGAATCTCGTCATTCCCGGCGTGGTCGTGGAGCAGCCGGGACACAGCGAACGCCGCATCACGACATCATTGGCCGGCGTCGTGGTCAAGGTGCACGCTTTCCCTGGCCAGGCCGTAAAGCCCGGCGACCCCTTGCTGGACATTCGACCGACGGGTGAATTGCTGACTACCGCGCAGGCCGAGTTACTGAAGACGCTGCAAGACATCGAGCTGGTTGATGCGGAACTTAGGCGGCTTACGCCTCTCGTGGACGGCGGTTCGGTTCCCGCTCGTACCAAAATAGAAAGGGAATACGAACGCAAGCGGCTCGACTCTCGCAAACTGGTGCAGATCCAGGAATTGCTGGTTCGCGGACTGACACCCTATCAAGTCACTGAGATGGTTGAGCATAAAACGTTGCTCCGCGATTTCACGATTCACGTTCCCGGCGGAGCACCGAAGCCCCCTTCGAATGAGGAAGGCCATGACCATCCGTCGATCGTCCCGACCGGCTTTGTGGGAGTCCCGGAACAGGTAGAGTCTGCAGCCGCAGACACTGTGTTTACTGTCGAAAACATCGACATTTTTCCCGGCAAGCTCGTACAGCCCGGTGACGAGTTGTGCGATCTGGGACTGCACACGGAACTGTATCTCGAAGGCCGCGCATTTGAGCGAGACAGCCGGCTGATCACCCTCGCCGTCCAACAGCAGCTTCCGCTCACGGCACTGTTTGAAGGCGAATCCGACACCGCAGAATTGCGGGAGGGACTGCATATCCGCTACGTCGAGAATTCGCTCGACGCGGCCACACGTACGCTGCGGTTCTTCGTCCCGCTCAAGAACGAAGTCATCCGCGACGCGGAGGCGGACAACGGAGTGATCTACCGTTCGTGGCGGTTTAAGCCAGGTCAGAAGGTGCGGCTGCTGCTCCCCGTGCAGAAGCTGACCGACCAGATCGTGTTGCCTGCGGAGGCCGTCGTTAGCGAAGGGCCAGACGTGTACGTCTTCCGCGCCAACGGCGAACTCCTGGAACGCGTGCCGGTCGTCGTCGAGCACCGCGATCCGCGGTTCGTGGTGCTCCGCAGCGATGGCAGCGTCTTCATGGGTGACGAGATCGCGATGAATCAGGCGTATCAGATCAATCTGGCACTGAAGAAACAGCAGGGGTCAGGCGTCGATCCGCATGCGGGACACAATCACTAA
- a CDS encoding YnfA family protein, translating into MQILWGLALFIVAGVFEIGGGWLVWQTLREGKPWSWALLGSVMLLLYGVIPTFQVSHFGRIYAVYGGFFIALSLLWGWWCDGNRPDLWDVAGGAIALVGVLLIMYGPRGATAPFVEL; encoded by the coding sequence GTGCAAATTCTCTGGGGCCTTGCGCTGTTTATCGTCGCTGGAGTCTTCGAGATCGGTGGCGGCTGGCTCGTCTGGCAGACTTTGCGAGAAGGCAAGCCCTGGAGCTGGGCGTTGCTCGGTAGTGTCATGCTGCTGCTGTACGGCGTGATTCCTACGTTTCAAGTCAGTCATTTTGGCCGCATCTACGCGGTTTACGGCGGCTTCTTTATCGCGCTCTCTTTGCTTTGGGGTTGGTGGTGTGACGGCAATCGTCCCGATTTGTGGGACGTGGCCGGAGGGGCGATTGCGCTAGTTGGCGTGCTCCTCATAATGTACGGCCCGCGGGGGGCGACTGCGCCCTTCGTTGAGTTGTAA
- a CDS encoding heavy metal translocating P-type ATPase, with the protein MPISSQQSMQSFRVDGMDCAEEANLLRRELAPLVGEETLAFDFLNRKLTIHAVNGIAVDAILAAIKRTGLRAEPWRDYSLSPNPPDTPWLGTRTALTGICGVLWLAAFALQMWSYRIEGHTPALAELWIFRSLCLASIGIGGWPIAPRAWAALRRLSPDMNLLMTVAVCGAVLLGDWLEAATVTFLFSVSLALETWSVSRARRAVAALMELSPSVVRTVDDAGREHSLPAAEIPVGALFVVKPGEKFPLDGEVTTGRSDVNQAPITGESVPVSKQPGDSVFAGTINGDGQLTARSSKTADSTTLARIIHLVTEAQSQRAPSEQWVERFARVYTPLMFVAAILVAFLPPLVLDQPVSLWAYRSLVLLVIACPCALVISTPVTIVAGLAAAARQGVLVKGGAQLEQAAHIKALALDKTGTLTVGRPKVVQVLPLNGHSKVELLTRAASLEAGSLHPLAQAIIEHVHQLGLPFEPARDARAIPGKGTEGRWDGRLFWLGSHRWLEERGQETPDVHSQLEALSDAGCSVVVVGNEQHVCGMIGLADTVRPGTVEVLQSLRRAGVASIVMLTGDNLGTAEAIARQVGVDDFEAELLPAQKVAAVERLLVRYGTVAMIGDGVNDAPALARATLGIAMGAIGSDAAIETADVALMSDDLTRLPWLFRHARHTLSVIRQNIAFSLGIKVLFATLTILGWSSMWGAIAADAGASLLVVMNGLRVLRSSTAVEAGN; encoded by the coding sequence GTGCCCATCTCAAGTCAGCAATCAATGCAGTCATTCCGCGTCGATGGCATGGACTGCGCCGAAGAGGCCAACTTACTGCGCCGAGAACTAGCTCCGCTCGTCGGCGAGGAGACCTTGGCATTTGATTTTCTCAATCGGAAATTGACCATTCACGCCGTAAACGGTATCGCGGTGGATGCGATTCTCGCAGCGATCAAACGGACGGGGCTGCGTGCTGAACCGTGGCGAGACTACTCACTGTCTCCGAATCCGCCCGATACGCCGTGGTTGGGAACGCGAACGGCGCTCACCGGAATCTGCGGCGTGCTCTGGTTGGCGGCATTCGCGCTTCAGATGTGGTCGTACCGCATCGAAGGGCACACTCCCGCACTTGCCGAACTCTGGATTTTCCGGTCATTGTGTCTCGCGTCGATCGGGATCGGCGGCTGGCCCATTGCGCCGCGGGCATGGGCCGCGCTGCGTCGCCTGAGTCCCGACATGAATCTGCTGATGACCGTCGCAGTGTGTGGAGCCGTGCTGCTGGGAGACTGGTTAGAGGCTGCGACAGTTACGTTCTTATTTTCGGTCTCACTGGCGCTGGAGACTTGGAGCGTCAGTCGCGCCCGGCGAGCGGTTGCCGCCCTCATGGAGTTGTCGCCATCCGTCGTTCGCACGGTCGATGATGCGGGCCGCGAGCATTCGCTCCCTGCCGCTGAGATTCCTGTCGGAGCGTTATTCGTCGTCAAGCCGGGCGAAAAGTTCCCCCTGGATGGTGAAGTGACGACGGGCCGCAGTGACGTGAATCAGGCTCCGATCACTGGCGAAAGCGTTCCCGTGTCCAAGCAGCCGGGAGATTCTGTATTTGCCGGGACCATCAACGGGGATGGTCAGCTGACAGCGCGCTCCTCAAAGACGGCGGACTCCACAACGCTCGCCCGCATTATTCATCTTGTCACCGAAGCCCAGTCGCAGCGAGCCCCCTCCGAACAGTGGGTCGAACGATTTGCTCGCGTCTATACCCCCCTGATGTTCGTAGCGGCGATCCTCGTAGCGTTTCTGCCCCCGCTCGTCTTAGATCAGCCCGTTTCCCTATGGGCATATCGATCGCTGGTTTTACTGGTGATAGCCTGCCCCTGCGCTCTGGTGATCTCCACCCCCGTCACCATCGTCGCCGGCTTAGCGGCCGCAGCTCGACAAGGCGTGCTGGTGAAAGGTGGAGCACAGTTGGAGCAGGCCGCCCATATCAAGGCGCTGGCGCTCGACAAAACCGGCACATTAACCGTCGGACGTCCCAAAGTTGTTCAAGTCTTACCGCTGAACGGACATTCCAAAGTTGAATTGCTCACACGCGCCGCATCTCTGGAAGCCGGCAGCCTGCATCCATTGGCACAAGCAATTATCGAACACGTCCATCAACTGGGGTTGCCCTTCGAACCGGCCAGAGATGCACGGGCGATCCCCGGCAAAGGAACTGAAGGACGCTGGGACGGCCGATTGTTCTGGCTCGGCTCGCATCGCTGGCTGGAAGAACGTGGGCAAGAGACGCCGGATGTTCACTCGCAACTTGAAGCGTTGTCCGATGCTGGCTGCAGCGTAGTCGTGGTCGGCAACGAACAGCACGTCTGCGGCATGATCGGACTCGCCGACACGGTTCGTCCGGGTACGGTGGAAGTTCTGCAGTCTCTGAGAAGGGCCGGCGTAGCGTCCATCGTCATGCTGACGGGCGACAATCTCGGTACTGCCGAGGCTATCGCCCGCCAAGTGGGGGTCGATGACTTTGAGGCCGAATTGCTCCCGGCCCAAAAGGTCGCGGCCGTTGAACGCCTGCTCGTCCGCTACGGAACGGTGGCCATGATTGGCGATGGTGTGAACGATGCCCCCGCACTAGCCCGTGCCACGTTGGGGATCGCGATGGGCGCCATCGGAAGTGACGCCGCGATTGAAACGGCCGACGTGGCGCTGATGTCCGACGATCTCACGCGGCTGCCGTGGTTGTTTCGGCATGCCCGGCACACGCTTTCCGTCATCCGCCAGAACATTGCGTTTTCGCTGGGAATCAAAGTGTTGTTCGCTACGCTCACGATTCTAGGTTGGTCATCAATGTGGGGGGCGATTGCGGCTGACGCAGGAGCTTCACTGCTGGTGGTTATGAACGGACTGCGGGTTCTGCGCAGTTCGACTGCAGTCGAAGCTGGAAACTGA
- a CDS encoding efflux RND transporter permease subunit, protein MNWLIRFSLHHRLLVVSLAIIALGLGTRTMIGLPIDIFPNLTRPRVTVMTECPGLSPEEVETLVTFPMETAFNGATGVQAVRSSSGIGLSVIYVEFGWNTDIYVARQTVNERLATVSSRMPPGVKPELAPISSIMGQIVMVGMYSKEGKTPPLEVRTLADWVVRPRLLTIPGVAQVITMGGGRKQFQVLVDPEQLTAFEVTLQDVESALRESNQNATGGYVEQGSMEFLVRGVGRIQSVADLEESVVKSRAGRAVLLRDVAKIREGAQIKRGDSSVNGHPAVVLTIAKQPQGDTRRLTEEVVTALEEVRKALPSDIVIETEIYRQREFIDRGIENVLEALRDGAILVLIILFLFLLNVRTTFITLTAIPLSIVLTGLFFYWTGMSINVMTLGGLAVAMGELVDDAIVDIENVFRRLGQNAALATPRAALVVIYEASLEVRGAIVYGTMLVILVFVPLFALSGVEGRLFVPLGIAYIVSILASLLVSLTVTPVLGSLLLSGKAAQSHGSKDSPLLRFLKSIATPIVRTSMHPLGLTVILLAVGTAILGSGVVITQLGTDFLPQFDEGAAQVNVVLPPGASLEASNRASAMVDKAFRRHMVDDEHPKQLVMQWVRRSGRAELDEHAEGVNMTEYIVTLNPHSGVSRVDTLATLRKELEQIPGIEYEAEQPLAHLISHMLSGVSAQIAIKVYGDDLDVLRRKAQEIKSAITGVEGLAPPVVEPQQLIPQLRIDVNREQLAAYGLTAGYVTEFIETALNGRVVSTVLDGQRTFDLLVRLEDQYRTDFDLIQRLSLNLPQGGRIPLSTVARIYESGGPNTINRENVRRRITIRCNTTDRDLGGVVADIKKAVEAKVQLPEGYFVQYGGQFEAQQEATRTITLLSFVSLGGVFLVLYTLFPSARIVLQIMFALPTAFVGGAFALWLTGQTLTVASMVGFISLGGIAARNGILLVSHYMHLMREEGEGFTQQMVLRGSLERLAPVLMTALTAGIGLVPLVLGGHQPGKEILYPVATVILGGLITCTICEYVVHPGLFFRFSGKDATRLTNHGDIDQLGIPAPARSGV, encoded by the coding sequence ATGAACTGGCTCATTCGCTTTTCGTTGCACCATCGGTTGCTGGTTGTCAGTCTGGCAATCATCGCCCTGGGTCTCGGTACACGGACCATGATCGGTCTGCCGATCGACATCTTTCCCAATCTCACGCGGCCCCGCGTCACGGTGATGACCGAATGCCCCGGCCTGTCGCCGGAAGAAGTGGAGACCCTGGTCACGTTTCCGATGGAAACCGCGTTCAACGGTGCGACAGGTGTGCAGGCCGTTCGGAGTTCGTCCGGCATCGGCCTGTCCGTAATCTACGTTGAGTTCGGCTGGAACACCGACATCTATGTTGCCCGCCAAACAGTTAACGAGCGGCTCGCCACAGTCAGCAGTCGCATGCCACCAGGCGTTAAGCCGGAACTTGCACCGATCAGCTCCATCATGGGGCAAATCGTGATGGTGGGCATGTACAGCAAAGAGGGAAAGACTCCCCCATTGGAAGTCCGCACACTTGCCGATTGGGTCGTTCGACCTCGCTTGTTGACAATTCCCGGCGTGGCACAGGTGATCACGATGGGTGGTGGACGCAAGCAGTTCCAGGTGCTGGTGGACCCCGAACAACTGACGGCCTTCGAAGTCACGCTTCAAGACGTCGAAAGCGCCCTGCGAGAGAGCAATCAGAACGCGACTGGAGGGTATGTCGAACAGGGATCAATGGAATTCCTTGTCCGTGGAGTGGGACGCATCCAGTCGGTGGCCGATCTGGAGGAATCGGTCGTGAAGTCAAGAGCGGGCAGGGCCGTGCTGCTACGCGATGTAGCAAAGATTCGCGAAGGAGCCCAGATTAAGCGCGGCGACAGTTCGGTGAACGGCCATCCCGCCGTTGTGCTGACAATCGCCAAGCAGCCCCAAGGCGATACGCGCCGATTAACTGAAGAAGTGGTCACTGCATTGGAAGAGGTCAGGAAGGCACTTCCGTCCGACATCGTAATTGAGACTGAGATCTACCGGCAGCGAGAATTCATCGATCGCGGGATCGAGAATGTTCTGGAGGCACTTCGCGATGGGGCAATCCTGGTCCTGATCATTCTCTTTCTCTTTTTGCTCAACGTCCGCACGACGTTCATCACGCTGACCGCCATTCCATTGTCGATCGTCCTGACAGGCTTGTTCTTTTACTGGACCGGCATGTCGATCAACGTCATGACCTTGGGTGGACTTGCTGTAGCGATGGGGGAACTTGTCGATGACGCGATCGTCGATATTGAAAACGTGTTTCGACGCCTGGGACAGAATGCGGCCCTCGCCACACCTCGTGCGGCGCTGGTCGTGATCTATGAAGCGAGCCTCGAAGTTCGCGGAGCCATCGTCTACGGTACGATGCTGGTGATTCTCGTGTTCGTGCCGCTGTTCGCTCTGTCGGGTGTCGAAGGGCGACTATTTGTGCCGCTTGGAATTGCATACATTGTCTCCATCCTCGCGTCGTTGCTGGTTTCGCTCACTGTGACGCCCGTCTTAGGAAGCTTGCTTCTGTCGGGAAAAGCGGCGCAATCTCACGGCTCGAAAGACAGCCCGCTGCTGCGGTTCTTGAAGTCGATTGCGACCCCCATTGTCCGTACCAGCATGCACCCGCTCGGACTCACTGTGATCCTGCTGGCCGTGGGGACTGCAATACTGGGGAGCGGCGTCGTCATCACGCAACTCGGAACCGACTTTTTGCCGCAGTTCGACGAGGGAGCCGCGCAAGTCAACGTTGTCTTGCCGCCGGGCGCATCTTTAGAAGCTTCAAATCGCGCCAGCGCCATGGTGGACAAGGCGTTCCGCCGTCACATGGTCGACGATGAGCATCCGAAACAGCTCGTGATGCAGTGGGTTCGACGTAGCGGTCGTGCTGAACTCGACGAGCACGCCGAAGGCGTGAATATGACCGAGTACATCGTTACGTTGAATCCACACAGCGGCGTCTCCCGTGTTGATACTCTGGCGACGTTGCGAAAAGAGTTGGAACAGATTCCCGGAATTGAGTACGAAGCTGAGCAGCCGCTTGCGCACCTGATCAGCCACATGTTGTCCGGGGTGTCGGCGCAGATCGCGATCAAGGTCTACGGAGATGACTTGGACGTCTTGCGACGTAAGGCGCAGGAGATCAAATCCGCCATTACCGGGGTTGAGGGACTTGCACCGCCGGTTGTGGAGCCGCAGCAACTGATTCCCCAGCTGCGCATCGACGTCAATCGCGAACAGCTGGCTGCGTATGGATTGACGGCCGGTTACGTCACCGAGTTTATCGAGACAGCCCTCAATGGGCGGGTCGTCTCGACGGTGTTGGATGGGCAGCGTACCTTTGACCTGCTGGTTCGTCTGGAGGACCAATACCGCACTGATTTCGATTTGATTCAGCGGTTGTCGCTCAATCTTCCGCAGGGAGGACGGATTCCATTGTCCACCGTAGCGAGAATTTATGAATCGGGCGGCCCCAACACGATCAACCGCGAGAATGTCCGGCGGCGGATCACGATTCGCTGCAACACCACTGACCGCGACCTCGGCGGCGTTGTGGCGGATATCAAGAAGGCCGTCGAGGCGAAGGTCCAATTACCCGAAGGATACTTCGTTCAGTATGGCGGACAATTCGAGGCCCAGCAGGAAGCGACTCGCACGATCACGCTGTTGAGCTTCGTATCCCTCGGGGGCGTGTTCCTCGTGTTGTACACGCTATTCCCGTCTGCGCGCATCGTCCTGCAAATCATGTTCGCACTCCCGACAGCGTTCGTCGGCGGCGCATTCGCACTGTGGTTGACCGGCCAGACGCTGACTGTGGCCAGCATGGTCGGTTTCATTTCGCTCGGGGGAATTGCGGCGCGGAATGGCATCCTGCTCGTCTCCCACTACATGCACCTGATGCGCGAGGAGGGTGAAGGTTTCACGCAGCAAATGGTGCTGCGCGGCAGTCTGGAGCGTCTGGCCCCGGTGCTGATGACGGCGCTGACCGCCGGTATCGGCCTAGTGCCACTGGTGTTAGGGGGCCACCAACCCGGCAAGGAGATTCTCTATCCAGTCGCTACTGTGATTCTCGGTGGCCTCATCACCTGCACGATCTGCGAATACGTAGTCCATCCTGGCTTGTTCTTCCGCTTTAGCGGCAAAGACGCCACTCGATTGACGAATCATGGGGACATTGATCAACTTGGGATCCCGGCTCCTGCGAGGTCTGGGGTGTGA
- a CDS encoding transporter, with the protein MKTGHIAPTSLISQLDGENTMLHCRRLAAGLLLLSFASPTWSQDWGADISRDAESLFSWREEEWESPAVERDRLVTDRPHLCEATSLVGLGRVQLETGYSFFNDGNAGTRMQTHSFPEPLLRWGVFAEWFEFRLAYNYLSEVANPDAGPTTRFSGSDDLLIAAKVALIKQSGWLPDFTVFPQLRVPTGSQGITAGEPLPGVNLAYSWAVSELIEIECNTVLNRRQDDANALYLEVFQAVNIEYDLGERWLLFTEYAAFVPSGSNSSVFEHYFHYGAQYYITPNIQFDVHSAVGLNRAADNLAFTGIGLSLRR; encoded by the coding sequence ATGAAAACCGGACATATTGCCCCAACGTCGTTGATTTCGCAATTAGACGGAGAGAACACGATGCTGCACTGCCGTCGATTGGCCGCCGGGCTGCTGCTGCTGTCTTTCGCGTCGCCTACGTGGTCACAGGACTGGGGCGCTGACATTTCGCGCGACGCGGAAAGCCTCTTTTCGTGGCGGGAAGAGGAATGGGAGTCGCCGGCCGTCGAACGAGATCGGCTGGTCACTGATCGACCGCATCTATGCGAAGCCACAAGCTTGGTCGGACTCGGGCGAGTCCAGTTGGAAACCGGCTATTCATTCTTCAATGACGGAAACGCCGGAACTCGGATGCAGACTCACTCGTTTCCCGAACCGCTGCTGCGTTGGGGAGTGTTTGCCGAATGGTTCGAGTTTCGGCTCGCCTACAATTACCTGTCAGAGGTCGCCAATCCCGATGCCGGTCCCACAACTCGCTTCTCCGGAAGCGATGATCTCCTGATCGCGGCTAAAGTGGCTCTGATCAAGCAGAGCGGCTGGTTGCCGGACTTCACAGTGTTTCCTCAGCTCCGAGTACCTACTGGCTCGCAGGGCATTACTGCGGGCGAGCCGCTGCCGGGGGTAAACCTTGCATACAGCTGGGCGGTGTCCGAACTGATCGAAATTGAATGCAACACCGTGCTCAATCGTCGTCAGGATGACGCCAATGCACTCTACCTGGAAGTCTTTCAGGCGGTGAACATCGAATACGACCTTGGCGAGCGATGGTTGCTATTCACGGAGTACGCGGCTTTTGTACCGTCAGGTAGCAACTCTTCCGTGTTCGAGCACTACTTTCACTACGGTGCACAGTACTACATAACTCCCAATATTCAATTCGACGTGCATTCTGCCGTTGGCCTCAATCGTGCCGCTGACAATCTCGCATTCACTGGAATCGGGTTATCTCTGCGACGGTGA
- a CDS encoding RecB family exonuclease — protein sequence MTNRPHWSYSSISQYLRCPLQYYFQRVLGLPSRSIGSGLVLGSAVHAGLAEYHRRLKEHESIDSEAILKVFHECWGEKEAGETVVYRNGESREDNREQGIQLLKLYLDEPPPDGIIAVEQRVLVPLYNSRGEYLEIPLVAIADLITATEQDLTVREFKTSGRAYSAADVESSLQPTCYVHAVRETFGRDANVEYTVLVKTKTPKVQRLRTSRYSEDCGRLGDVVQTIQRAVDLGIFYPVESPMNCATCPYRQHCRAWGQPSRATEMPELDKLEIPQEAMACSLN from the coding sequence ATGACTAATCGCCCCCACTGGAGCTACAGCTCCATCAGCCAGTACCTCCGCTGCCCGCTCCAATACTACTTCCAGCGAGTGCTGGGACTGCCGAGTCGATCCATCGGCAGCGGTTTGGTTCTCGGTTCCGCCGTCCATGCAGGGTTGGCGGAGTACCACCGGCGGCTGAAGGAGCACGAATCCATCGACTCGGAGGCCATTCTGAAGGTCTTTCACGAGTGCTGGGGTGAGAAGGAAGCCGGTGAGACGGTCGTTTATCGGAATGGAGAATCCCGAGAAGACAACCGGGAGCAGGGCATCCAACTCCTGAAGCTCTATCTCGACGAGCCGCCACCCGATGGAATCATCGCCGTGGAGCAGCGAGTTCTGGTGCCGCTCTACAACAGCCGGGGGGAGTATCTGGAGATCCCCTTGGTCGCTATTGCAGACCTGATCACCGCCACGGAACAGGATCTGACGGTCCGAGAATTCAAAACCAGTGGTCGGGCCTACTCCGCGGCTGACGTGGAATCGTCCCTCCAGCCGACGTGTTACGTCCATGCTGTCCGGGAGACGTTCGGGCGAGATGCCAACGTCGAATACACGGTCCTGGTCAAAACCAAGACGCCGAAGGTTCAGCGGCTCAGGACCAGCCGCTACTCCGAGGACTGCGGCCGTCTGGGGGACGTCGTTCAGACCATTCAGCGGGCGGTCGACCTGGGGATCTTCTATCCGGTCGAGAGTCCGATGAACTGTGCCACCTGCCCCTATCGGCAGCACTGCCGAGCATGGGGACAACCGTCACGGGCGACGGAAATGCCGGAGTTGGACAAACTGGAAATCCCGCAGGAGGCGATGGCGTGCTCACTGAACTGA
- a CDS encoding DUF932 domain-containing protein → MGSSTPSWRTEVCGNHTAGALGMGERVWMLAKLPDDIRVKNSDDVTEKYLLLSNSHDGSSSLRVHFTPIRVVCANTLAIAASNGRGQGVSIIHKGDLAAKVRQAQEVLGLANRFYDDAEAQINRLASHYPSLRQLEEYFHQVYPDSPHGESTRTKNVRQELLRLFEQGIGHDLPAIRHTTWTALNAVTEYVDHYRSTRGKTSTERASNRLESAWFGSGARLKERAWSLALQMAG, encoded by the coding sequence TTGGGTTCCTCGACGCCATCGTGGCGGACGGAAGTCTGCGGTAACCACACCGCCGGGGCTCTCGGGATGGGAGAGCGGGTCTGGATGCTGGCGAAGTTGCCGGATGACATTCGGGTGAAGAACTCGGACGACGTCACCGAGAAATATCTGCTCCTGTCGAACTCTCACGACGGAAGTTCGTCCCTGCGGGTCCATTTCACGCCGATCCGCGTGGTCTGTGCCAATACACTGGCCATCGCGGCGAGTAACGGGAGAGGTCAGGGAGTCTCGATCATTCACAAGGGCGATTTAGCCGCCAAGGTCCGACAGGCTCAGGAAGTTCTGGGGCTGGCGAACCGCTTCTACGACGACGCCGAGGCCCAGATCAACCGTCTGGCCAGCCACTATCCGAGCCTGAGGCAGCTGGAGGAATACTTCCACCAAGTCTATCCTGACTCGCCCCACGGAGAATCCACCCGTACAAAGAATGTCCGACAGGAGTTACTCCGGCTGTTCGAGCAGGGGATTGGACACGACCTGCCGGCCATCCGCCACACGACCTGGACGGCCCTCAATGCGGTGACAGAATACGTCGACCACTATCGGTCCACCCGCGGCAAGACCTCGACCGAGCGTGCCAGCAACCGGCTGGAGTCAGCTTGGTTCGGCTCGGGAGCCCGGCTCAAGGAGCGAGCCTGGAGTCTGGCATTGCAGATGGCGGGGTAG